The following proteins come from a genomic window of Nostoc sp. ATCC 53789:
- a CDS encoding ParA family protein yields the protein MGYVIATANMKGGVGKTTLTVNLATCLAKNHGKRVLVLDLDSQISATLSLMSPLDFAKRRKQSKTFRYLIDEVINPDPQAKLTIQDIIQSQVCNLPGLDLLPGDIDLYDEFVVSEMLHQQATALGEQDFETIWNRFERVLINNILKPVRQEYDFILLDCAPGYNLLTRSALAASDFYILPAKPEPLSVVGIQLLERRIAQLKDSHGHETKIDIKMLGIVFSMSTANLLTGRYYKQVMHRVVEDFGVEKICKVQIPVDVNVAKAVDSFMPAVLNAPQSAGSKAFFQLTQELLQKL from the coding sequence ATGGGATATGTAATTGCTACTGCAAACATGAAAGGTGGCGTTGGTAAAACCACCCTTACCGTCAACTTAGCAACCTGTTTAGCTAAAAATCATGGCAAGCGGGTACTTGTGCTTGATTTAGATAGCCAAATTAGTGCCACACTCAGTTTGATGTCGCCTTTAGATTTTGCCAAGCGTCGTAAACAAAGCAAGACATTTAGATATCTAATAGACGAAGTTATAAATCCAGATCCACAAGCAAAACTCACAATTCAAGATATCATTCAATCCCAGGTTTGTAATCTTCCCGGTCTGGATTTATTACCAGGAGATATCGACTTATATGATGAATTTGTTGTATCAGAAATGCTACATCAACAAGCAACTGCATTAGGTGAACAGGACTTTGAAACTATTTGGAATCGCTTTGAAAGAGTTCTGATTAATAACATTTTAAAACCAGTCCGTCAAGAATATGATTTTATCCTTCTCGATTGTGCCCCTGGATATAATTTATTGACTCGTAGCGCTTTAGCTGCCAGCGATTTTTACATACTTCCGGCGAAACCAGAACCCTTATCTGTAGTGGGTATTCAACTACTAGAAAGACGCATTGCCCAATTGAAAGATAGTCATGGACATGAAACCAAAATAGATATAAAAATGCTGGGAATTGTATTCAGTATGTCTACCGCTAACCTTCTCACGGGCAGATACTATAAACAAGTGATGCACCGCGTTGTAGAAGATTTCGGGGTAGAGAAAATTTGTAAAGTACAAATACCAGTTGATGTCAATGTTGCTAAGGCTGTTGATAGTTTTATGCCAGCTGTTTTAAATGCTCCCCAATCAGCTGGTTCAAAAGCGTTTTTTCAGTTAACTCAGGAGTTGTTGCAAAAGCTATAA